A section of the Scleropages formosus chromosome 16, fSclFor1.1, whole genome shotgun sequence genome encodes:
- the pigm gene encoding GPI mannosyltransferase 1 encodes MMDTRITFPLRSLIFMIVQRKSILFGLACSMRTVLICFGIYQDKTMVVKYTDIDYHVFTDASRLVTQGVSPYGRATYRYTPLLAWILTPNIYLTPAFGKLLFITCDIISGCLMYGMLQRRGLGSEAACHYCALWLLNPLPMGVSTRGNAEAMLSILVLTTLDFLERGHVACAAAFYGLSVHMKIYPVTYALPIALFLQARQPPRTAAPRSTLVKVLEMFLSRDLILFAVVSGGVFSGLTLLFYYRYGWEFLQETYLYHLTRRDIRHNFSAYFYMLYLTAESSWGPLLGLIAFLPQLFLLLLTSLAFYSDLAFCCFLNTAIFVSFNKVCTSQYFLWYLSLLPLVLPRLTLSLKEGLGMLALWFAGQVIWLAPAYYLEFEGYDTFALIWLASLLFLFINTLVLVKMITHYKPEDTTQQEKLD; translated from the exons ATGATGGATACACGAATCACGTTCCCCTTACGCTCGTTAATCTTCATGATAGTGCAAAGGAAATCGATTCTGTTCGGTTTGGCGTGTTCCATGCGAACGGTTTTGATATGTTTCGGCATTTACCAGGATAAAACCATGGTGGTAAAATACACTGACATCGATTACCACGTGTTCACGGATGCGTCTAGATTAGTCACACAG GGAGTGTCGCCATATGGCAGAGCCACGTACCGGTATACCCCTTTGCTGGCCTGGATCCTGACCCCCAATATCTACCTGACTCCAGCCTTTGGGAAGCTGCTGTTCATCACCTGTGACATCATCTCTGGCTGCCTTATGTATGGCATGCTGCAGAGGAGGGGGCTGGGTAGTGAAGCGGCCTGCCACTATTGCGCCCTGTGGCTGCTCAACCCCCTCCCCATGGGTGTGTCCACCAGGGGGAACGCAGAAGCCATGCTGTCTATTCTGGTGCTCACCACCCTTGACTTCCTGGAGAGGGGGCATGTGGCCTGTGCGGCTGCCTTCTACGGACTGTCAGTCCATATGAAGATATACCCAGTGACCTATGCCCTGCCCATCGCCTTGTTCTTGCAGGCTAGACAGCCCCCCCGTACTGCAGCCCCCCGGAGTACCCTGGTGAAGGTCCTCGAGATGTTCCTCAGCAGAGACCTCATTCTTTTCGCTGTTGTTTCGGGAGGGGTCTTCTCTGGACTCACCTTGCTGTTTTACTACAG GTACGGCTGGGAGTTCTTGCAGGAGACGTATCTGTACCACTTGACAAGGCGGGACATCCGCCATAATTTCTCTGCGTACTTCTACATGCTGTATTTgacagcagagagcagctgggGTCCACTGCTGGGGCTGATTGCCTTCTTGCCCCAGTTGTTTCTGCTACTGCTCACCTCACTGGCCTTCTACTCTGACCTGGCATTCTGCTGCTTCCTGAACACAGCCATCTTCGTGAGCTTCAACAAAGTGTGCACATCCCAG TACTTTTTGTGGTACTTGTCCTTACTGCCGCTTGTCCTGCCTCGGCTCACTCTCTCACTGAAAGAAGGGCTCGGGATGCTAGCACTGTGGTTTGCTGGACAG GTCATTTGGTTGGCGCCAGCATACTACCTGGAATTTGAAGGATACGACACATTTGCTCTGATTTGGCTGGCCAGCTTACTGTTCCTGTTCATCAACACATTAGTGCTGGTGAAGATGATTACCCATTATAAACCAGAGGACACCACACAGCAAGAGAAACTGGACTGA